The following coding sequences lie in one Rutidosis leptorrhynchoides isolate AG116_Rl617_1_P2 chromosome 6, CSIRO_AGI_Rlap_v1, whole genome shotgun sequence genomic window:
- the LOC139856081 gene encoding uncharacterized protein: MNAYKAYKACVPIAWSPNLYITLVRGIPGTRRLHRRTLEALRLGKCNRTVMRWNTPTVRGMLQQVKRLVVIETEEMFKARNEKESKHRAMRPPLVVSHLPTPASDSSQQAA, translated from the exons ATGAATGCTTACAAGGCATACAAAGCGTGTGTACCAATAGCATGGAGTCCAAACTTATACATAACTTTAGTTAGAGGAATACCAGGAACCAGGAGACTTCATAGGCGAACTCTTGAAGCGTTACGTTTAGGAAAGTGTAACCGAACTGTAATGCGATGGAATACCCCTACTGTTAGAGGAATGCTTCAACAG GTTAAAAGATTGGTTGTAATTGAAACTGAAGAAATGTTTAAGGCACGTAATGAAAAGGAATCAAAGCATCGTGCAATGCGTCCACCTTTGGTTGTCAGCCATCTTCCTACTCCAGCAAGCGATTCGTCTCAACAAGCTGCCTAA
- the LOC139852538 gene encoding protein NRT1/ PTR FAMILY 6.4-like, with protein sequence MIMAVSKADKDSAVSVDYRGNPVDNSKTGGWLAAGLILGTELSERICVMGISMNLVTYLTRILHLSSSQSANTVTNFMGALNILALFGGFLADAKLGRFLTIAIFASICAVGVTLLTIATSLPSMKPPKCVDPSRQSCVEATGSQLAMLYVALYTIALGGGGIKSNVSGFGSDQFDTSDPKEEKKMVYFFNRFYFCISLGSLFAVTVLVYIQDNVGRGLGYGISAGTMIIAVVVLLGGTTLYRYKKPQGSPLTVIWRVVFLAIKNRNLPYPASPVSLNEYSNSKVPHTTKFRLLDKAAVLDDYAASDGKKTNPWIVSTVTQVEEVKMVISLIPIWSTCILFWTVYSQMNTFTIEQATLMNRKVARFTIPAGSFSVFLFLSILLFTSLNERVIVPIARKITHDPKGLRSLQRVGIGLILSIIGMVASALVEKRRRNMHQNEMMNISAFWLVPQFFLVGAGEAFAYVGQLEFFIREAPERMKSMSTGLFLSTLAMGFFMSSVLVTLTDMATDSRWLTNNLNKGKLENFYGLLAILGVLNFVIFLFLASRHQYKVQNYNVEDKEIENWNTEMVDDIEVKKATIEGKEEA encoded by the exons ATG ATTATGGCAGTTTCAAAAGCAGACAAAGATTCTGCGGTTTCTGTGGATTATAGAGGAAACCCTGTAGACAACTCGAAAACAGGTGGCTGGCTTGCTGCAGGGCTCATCTTAG gaactgagctatctgaaagaATATGTGTGATGGGAATATCGATGAATTTGGTGACATACTTGACAAGAATATTGCATCTTTCTTCATCACAATCTGCAAACACGGTGACAAACTTCATGGGAGCTTTAAACATTCTAGCCCTATTTGGAGGATTCTTAGCAGATGCTAAGCTTGGTCGTTTTCTAACCATTGCTATTTTCGCATCTATTTGCGCTGTG GGAGTGACACTATTGACAATTGCAACAAGTCTCCCAAGCATGAAGCCACCTAAATGTGTTGACCCATCGAGACAAAGTTGCGTAGAAGCAACTGGAAGTCAACTAGCAATGCTTTACGTGGCTCTTTATACCATAGCATTAGGTGGGGGAGGCATAAAGTCAAACGTTTCAGGATTCGGGTCTGACCAATTTGACACTTCTGACCCAAAGGAAGAGAAGAAAATGGTCTACTTTTTCAATAGATTTTACTTCTGCATCAGTCTCGGGTCTCTGTTTGCAGTAACGGTATTGGTGTATATACAAGATAATGTAGGTAGAGGATTAGGGTATGGAATATCAGCAGGGACAATGATAATAGCTGTTGTTGTGTTGCTCGGTGGGACCACTTTGTATCGGTACAAGAAACCACAAGGGAGCCCACTAACGGTTATATGGAGAGTCGTGTTTTTGGCTATTAAGAATAGGAATCTACCTTACCCTGCAAGCCCCGTCTCCTTGAATGAATATAGCAACTCAAAAGTTCCACACACAACAAAGTTCAG GCTACTAGACAAGGCTGCAGTACTAGATGACTATGCAGCTTCAGACGGAAAAAAAACGAATCCATGGATAGTTTCAACCGTAACACAAGTTGAAGAGGTAAAAATGGTTATAAGTCTTATCCCTATTTGGTCAACATGTATCCTCTTTTGGACAGTTTACTCTCAAATGAACACGTTCACCATTGAACAAGCCACTCTTATGAACCGAAAAGTTGCTCGCTTTACCATACCCGCCGGATCCTTTTCGGTTTTCCTCTTCTTATCAATTCTCCTATTTACGTCTCTTAACGAACGGGTCATAGTTCCTATTGCCCGAAAGATAACCCACGACCCAAAAGGACTCAGAAGTCTTCAAAGAGTTGGAATAGGTCTTATCCTTTCAATAATAGGAATGGTTGCTTCTGCTTTAGTTGAAAAAAGGAGAAGAAATATGCACCAAAACGAAATGATGAATATTTCTGCATTTTGGCTGGTCCCTCAATTTTTCTTAGTGGGTGCGGGTGAAGCGTTTGCGTATGTGGGCCAGCTTGAATTTTTCATTAGAGAAGCACCCGAGAGGATGAAATCAATGAGCACCGGGCTATTTTTGAGTACTTTAGCCATGGGGTTTTTTATGAGTAGTGTACTAGTGACATTGACTGACATGGCAACTGACTCCCGTTGGCTTACAAACAATTTGAATAAGGGTAAACTGGAGAATTTCTATGGGCTACTTGCGATTCTGGGAGTGTTAAACTttgtaatttttctatttttaGCATCGAGACATCAGTATAAAGTGCAGAACTACAATGTTGAGGATAAAGAGATTGAGAATTGGAATACTGAAATGGTTGATGACATAGAGGTGAAGAAGGCCACCATTGAAGGGAAGGAAGAAGCTTAG